DNA from Trichomycterus rosablanca isolate fTriRos1 chromosome 23, fTriRos1.hap1, whole genome shotgun sequence:
tgtgtggagtttgcatgttctccccgtgtctgcgtgggtttcctccgggagctccggtttcctcccacagtcgaaaaacatgcagtctggttaattggagacactgaattgcctcataggtgaatgggtatgggtgtgtgtatgtgtgtgtatgccttgcgatggactggcgcacaatccagggtgttgctgtgtgcctgccttgcgcccattgaaaagctgggataggctccagcacaacaAGTAAAATGTACTGATCACATTTTCTGGGTTTGTTTACAAACACCCAAAGCACCAAAAGCAACCAGAGATACCTGATCAGGCTCAAGCAAGATTCAAAACTGCTAGTGTGAAATGCACAGTTTTAAACCAACATTAAGCtccttttataaaaaaaaaagaccttcaTACTTGTAAGAAAATTAGATCTTCTGCTCCCATCTCCCTGCTCACTGACTGAATCAGTCCAGAAAGAGACTCAATATCACGGCTGATGCTGTCAATCTTCTTATTCAAGATTTGTTTCTTCTGTTCTTCTTCCTTCTTCAATTCTGCAATTCTGGCATCTTGTTCATCATTCAGGATTTTATGAAGTCTCTCAAACTCCTGTTTGATTCTCTTCTCTGCCTCCTCTGACTGGctctataaaaaaacaaaacagttttcATTGTTATGACAGAACAAAATTAAGTAATTGTCTCTATTTTTATAGACTGCTGTGACTGCAAGTATGATATTTTATCTGTAACAAGAACATAAAGCCTGACATTAGTTACCTGAATGTAAGTGACAGTCTCACCACATCGTTTCTTCGTTTTCCTAAATGACTCCATTTTGTCAACAAgtatctttatttttataccGAGCTCGTCCTACAGAGAAAAAAATCTTGGtaaatttgataaataaatCGATAACAATCAATACATCGGTCTAATTAAAGCAATGCACAAATGGGATTAAACAGGCCTTAAAACAATCAAACATCAACCTATTGTTTTCATCAGTATACCCGATTCTAAATGATGAGGTATTCTCTAAACACCAttctatttaaaattttaaacatTACCACAATAATCCAAATCTCTCTCAAAAATGGTGTGTTAATTTTTACCGCTTTAATTTTACCATCAGAAGTGTTTATCATTTTGTTTAAGGCATAATACACGTGCCACACCTCAGGgcaattttaatttaatcatttatccATATTCATAGACAAATTCTTGCAATGAAGTGTGTTGGCTCCTCCGTTGCAATGTTCAACTTGGGTAAAGTTAGTTTTGTAGTGGACATTTGCCTGATATTTAAGTTTCTGTCTTGTCATTTTCGGTAAATTAAcctccaaaaataaataaaattgcatctatccactctgcagtaaacaaagaacaaactaaaacattcaaatacaattatatatttaagttCTAAAATCAACTAAAAAGTGATAAATATAAGTTTTAATATAACAAAGATTTTAGCAATGGGTTGTACTACAACAGCATTACAAGaatttatgatttattactACAATTATACTGTAGAACTCTTTATTATGTAATTCAGTTGTAGTCCCCCCTTTAGTAACAAGTACAgcctttataatatttaaatgtagatttattgatttttttttagatgttaTGAATTATTACTGTAGCTACACTGTAGGACTTTTGATTTATTAAACTAACTTTAGGTttgcatgttaaaaaaaaataattccaTGAgttttagttacttttttattatataattgattaCTGTAATTACACTGCAGGACTTGTGTAGTAAGTAGTGTGTCACTAGGAATCTATTACACCAAAATGAATTTTAAACTATTTGCTTCATGCTCTTTAAGAAACTCCATTAGTTCCTCAGTGCAAAACATTGCTTTGTAAGAAACTTAACTTAAGAAATTAAGAATTAACAAGGGAACTATTTGATTGTTTCTTGTTTACTGAAGAATGGGAAGATTaaattttattcatgtttgGATGTTAAATGTCTGAGAATAGGATAAAAAATATCAGGCTTTATATCAGgataaagtttttatttatatttatggcatttagaaaatgctttttaaagcaacttacaattgtgaccaaatacagttAAATCATTTTGAGAGTTAATGTCTCTGATCAGGGGTCCAACTGTGGcagcttggcggtggtggggtttaaaccagcaatcaTCCGAttgctggtccagtaccttaaccacttaacACCTAACCagcataaaaaacaacaaagtaaaataaaactagATGTACCCACTCTGTTGAAGAAAAGCAACAAAGTCCCCCTTCAGTTCTTAGTAGAAGCAATGTTCTACTGAGGAAGAACTAGGGGATCATCTAAAAAGTGTATAAAGCAGAAAAATgtctaaaatgcattaaagaTTGTAGTTCTTATCTAGTGACATACTAATGACCAAACTgtataattaataaatcataatattaaaaaagcACTAAAAATCAAAAACATACAATCTAATATAATGAAGACTGTAGTACTCAATGACATGTACTACATACTTTAACttcattacaaaataaaagttttacaaaatacactaaTATCAATAAACCTAAACTAAGTGTTTGTAGTATTACCCAATGACGTGCGTCTTAGTACAACTGCTACAGGTTTTACAGtgtaattacagtaataaatCATAATATTTAAAGAAATCACTAAAATCAGTAAATGTATTTTCAATATAATGAGATTTGTTACTTAGTGACATGTACTGCTTACTAAAactgcattacaaaataaaagtcctacagtataattacagtaataaactataaactaacAAAATTACTAACatctataaatgtaaatgttaacctAATTAGAACTAAAGTGATTATCAGGTAACATGTACTACTTACTAGCTCTGCAAAATAAAAAACTCAGTGTACCTTACAGACATCCACTCCCTTAGGTATAGGTGTCATTTCATGGCCTGTGTGCAGTGTAACGCACTCAACACATATAGGACACTCGTCGTGAACGCAGAACAGCTGTAGTTCTCGTTGGTGTAGACCACAGATGATCGGTGGTGCCCCTGAAACATGCCATGCTTTCTCTTTCTGAAAAGATTCACTGGTGTTCTTCAGAGCCAAATTCGGGATCGGTTTTTCTTCGTCGCAGTTCTTTCGACACACAGGACAGGTTTTCTTGGATTTGTTCTTCCAGCTGGCTTCCAGGCATACACGACAAAAACTGTGACTGCAAGAAAGCAGCAAGGGGTCTCGGAAAATGTCTTGACACACAGGACAGGTCAGCTCGGACTCCAAAAGAGAAGGTCTGTCCGAAATGTCGTCGCTGGACTCGAAGGAGGCCATGTTGAAAATGACGCgcacttttactttcacttcCCCGCCTCTAGTTTAGTACTAGCGCACACTGTTAGGATTGTTATCGCTACCTTCACTCTTCCTGGAGTAATAAGTGCACTTGCCGACGCGATAAGTTTACACCATGTTGTTTGTTAGGTTGTAGTAAGTTTAACCCTGCTGTTATGTTCGTTTCTCAGGAACAGCAATGATGTTCCCAGGTCAGTTTGACCCGGGGCATGTTTAATTATCCAAAAGTTTCAGAAACCAAAAAATCccaataatcattgtttatatctcATTATTAACTCCATTACTaactattttaataaatatttagtgcaaTTTTGTTCTTTAGCTCTCACAGATCATGGTTGAATAAGGacaattcatttttttaaataaaaaaaatgcattaaaaattcatgttaaaactttttaaatgtaaattttaacgACCTACATATTAAATACAATAGTTTAAcatgtcattttaattttattttacatttgtgaaATATTTGTGAAAAACTCTTTTTATAGAGTGATTATAAATTAACACGAGACACCTCTTCTGTTCAGGGTCAAACTGACCCACttaaccctcctgttatgttacgggtcaaattgacccgtCTTAAgtttcaaaatataaaaaaatatagttaaaagtattttttcggGATGAAACTTCTTCTGCTTGGCTTAATAAGTGAAATCAACATATAAAATGACAATGGTTCATTTCACATATTTGCAAACCCCCCCCTGCACGTTTATATTACATCGATGCTGTtcgggtcaatttgacccggCCATCAAAATGGAGCCTAAAAAGGGTCAGAAGTGTCTATTTGTTTCTTTGCAACTGTGagacatcccccccccccccccccccacacacacacaccctgcacgcacgcacacatgcacacacacacacacacacacacaaacaccctcTTTATTCTCTTGATCTCTTTGGTAAAGTGCGAGAATGCAGGTTTTGTTAAGACTGTTCCTGTGTGCAAACTCCACTCACATTGAGTGTGCACTCCGTAGGGGAGGGgcaaaacatacactatattgccaataGTAATCGCTCCTCTGCCTTCATTttgccccctccaccaaactttacacttggcacaatgcagtcagacaagtaccgttctcctggcaaccaccaaacccagactcagccatcagattgccagacggagaagtgtgattcgtcaCTTCGGAGAACACGTCTCCATATTAaaagtggcggcgtgctttacaccactgcatccgacgctttgcattgtgcttagtaatgtaaggcttggatgcagctgctcggacatggaaacccgttccatgaagctctctacacactgttctttagctaatctgaaggccacatgaagtttggaggtctgtagtgatcggctctgcagaaagttgatgacctctgcgcactatgtgcctcagcatccgctgacccgctctgtcattttacgtggtatcacttggtggctgagttgctgtcattcccaatcgcttccactttgttataataccactgacagtcgactgtggaatatttagtagtgagaaaatttcacgactggacttgttgcacaggtggcatcacggtaccacgctggaatttactgagctcctgagagcgacccattctttcacaaatgtttgtagaagcagtctgcatgtctaggcgcttggttttatacacctgtggccatggaagggattggaacacctgaattcaattatttggatgtgtgagtgaatacttttggcaatatagtgtataaagatTATCTGCAAGGGAGTCATATCAGAATTACACACTTCAGCTACATATACTCTCTGTCAGAGCTTTACAAAATGAGCAACCGAAGTAAACGGCTGTCAGCCCAGGAGGTTCTGGAAGTCATCTGATGATGTGAAGACGAGTATGTCCTGTGTAAAATTCATTTGCACAAAGCACGCTGTCATGACATATCACTCATGCACTGTGTAGATGCACATACATGCACCTAGTTTAGTTCCACCTAGTaatttttataatgtatttctAGTTCTAAATATTGCACAGTGTTTACTGTGCACCGTGTTCATATTggtaatattgataataattggtaatagttttttgttattttggtcaTTTCTGGTTTAAAAACAGGGCTTAAAGTTTATTTTCAATATAAATCATGACTGATATGTATTGATTTTAATATAAAGCTTAGAGCTCTTCATTCGGCGAAGAACCGAGATTTTCTTGATTTAAAATGCGGTGAAACCACCCTTTGCTGTCAAAGAGCATGGTTGCCTAGTCTGCGTGACAAAAATCCCCATGGTTTTTGCTTGAaacttgtttattaggattttaacgtcatgttttttacacttacattcatgacaggaacggtagttactcattacacaaggttcatcagttcacaaggttatatcgaacacagtcatggacagtttagtgtctccaattcacctcacttgcatgtctttggactgtgggaggaaaccggagcacctagaggaaactcacgcgtacaacatgcaaactccacacagaaaggacctggaccgccccacctggggatcgaacccaggacttttgctagaaactaaaaaaaaagacaaatttaatgtaatttattaatttgttcatttatacTTTTTACAAAGCACAGAAAAACTTTCTATACAGGAAGAAAAACACCCAGCACAGGTTATTCGGTAAttgcaggacaacacacacacacccaaacatttactcacttagaggcaatttagagcagtcaAGCCACCTACTTCAATATTATACTAGCTGAAagtctaccagctgcaccactacATTTCAAATCACTTTCTTCATAAACTTATAAGAAACTTCTGAAAGGTTTAAAAGCTTTCAAACTAAAAATGTGGCCTCGTTACAAACATTCCAAAGCAATGGTAAACAAACTAAAGAACAAACACTGAAAAAATGAAGAATGAATGACAAGACTGTGTACTTACAGTTAATTCAGATGAAGTATTCAGGCCCTTgcctttttgcacactttactgtgttgtggatttgaattCAAATGTATATACTTAACATTTTTACCATTATAATATACTTATTTAACCATATTGACAACAATTAATTACAAATCAAAAACCTAAACTTCTTCACAAAGGTGTTCAGACCATTTGCTGTGACATCTAGAATTCTAGAACTACAGTACCTAGAACTCATTTGGAGTCCATGTTACCATTTGAATcgattggacatagtttggaaagatCCACACACCTGGGTCTATCATTTACACTGCGTTGTAGGTACTGTGTGAAATCTACTGATTGGGAGCCAGTGGGCagcaatgtattttttttttgctttaagaAAACAAAATTTACTTTTATAAGCTTGCATGAGCCAAAATTGGAGTAACACCTGTGAATGAACACATTTAagctaattaaaaaaacagtgcCTTTTTTATCAGAGATACCTGACTAACTGTtggtaaaatgcaaatgtaatttTGACAAATTAAATGTACCACCCATTCAAATTACTCCCACGTCTGCTTTTAGACCTGGTTGGTAATTAATCTGGCCAACACTTTTTTACAGTTCCTGTCCATCTGGATTACTGGTTTTCTTTCATGTTCATACACCAAAGATGGGCATTGTCTACGTTATCCAAAGGATAtaagcagtggcggctgctgccaaatctctcaggaaggggcaattgttgcgatgatggccaaggtgacccgttcaatgggtaaatgaaagcttaaataattaacatcttaagtcatctgtcagtttgccctcacaaataactgaacatggagagagaccagctttaccattaatcataaaattaagtaaagccttcacacaaacaatttaattcagtcatcatcagcattttattttaggtgctagctgctccaattagggttgccaactttcagaactggaaatgaggaacaccctgggctgacgggttggcggaaggcatatggtggggggtgggatgctgggtgtttacctgagcgggagcggggggtaggcggttagggttgcacatataaaaaatataacgggtcttacaccatcatgggaacattatcaaaatgttttatttaggctgtttaacatttattattttcattcttta
Protein-coding regions in this window:
- the trim35-28 gene encoding tripartite motif containing 35-28, with translation MASFESSDDISDRPSLLESELTCPVCQDIFRDPLLLSCSHSFCRVCLEASWKNKSKKTCPVCRKNCDEEKPIPNLALKNTSESFQKEKAWHVSGAPPIICGLHQRELQLFCVHDECPICVECVTLHTGHEMTPIPKGVDVCKDELGIKIKILVDKMESFRKTKKRCGETVTYIQSQSEEAEKRIKQEFERLHKILNDEQDARIAELKKEEEQKKQILNKKIDSISRDIESLSGLIQSVSREMGAEDLIFLQNFQTLKQRAQWTAEESQKVPSGVLIDVALHVGGLDYKVWESIQSRIKCFPVLMDPNTVSPWLSISPDYISIRDSPERLSVPDNPERFDPCVFALGSEGFTSGRHRWEVHVGDNPKWVLGVCKESVARKRKFTVTTSGGVWSIGLSKGVYSALTTPRTTLNVERRPETIRVKLNMEKGEVSFWDVDNGKHLITYTDKLPRKLFPLFGPGLHNTPMSILPSKVTIHKS